In the Sarcophilus harrisii chromosome 3, mSarHar1.11, whole genome shotgun sequence genome, one interval contains:
- the LOC100916112 gene encoding uncharacterized protein C2orf80 isoform X9, with product MERRLLKREIKKLLCDYVGIRLRENEFDPKGRRQLTYLDEMAHYDLTISVALQWLGYKEDQIHLDWEKVKVPFRCRHVFPNRLEREAIILSFYAGILMNSLPVEEIFEIYDNRSSVKNWPGAKKVSKKQVS from the exons ATGGAAAGAAGACttctgaaaagagaaattaaaaaacttCT GTGTGATTATGTGGGCATCAGACTTCGGGAAAATGAATTTGACCCAAAGGGAAGAAGACAACTCACCTATCTAGATGAAATg GCCCATTATGATTTGACCATCAGTGTTGCTTTACAATGGCTTGGTTACAAAGAAGACCAAATACATTTGGATTGGGAGAAAGT GAAGGTACCATTCCGTTGCAGGCATGTATTTCCTAACCGCCTTGAACGAGAAgctattatattatcattttatgcTGGGATTCTGATg AACAGTCTCCCAGTTGAAGAAATCTTTGAAATTTATGATAATCGCTCCTCTGTAAAGAACTGGCCTGGTGCTAAAAAG GTATCAAAGAAGCAGGTATCCTGA